The following coding sequences lie in one Apium graveolens cultivar Ventura chromosome 1, ASM990537v1, whole genome shotgun sequence genomic window:
- the LOC141674777 gene encoding uncharacterized protein LOC141674777 isoform X1 — MALRFEILARFNRARAAELILPHFVCHTPLFMPVGTQGTIKGLTTNELEEIGCQIILGNTYHLALRPTSELIDEMGGLHKFMNWPRALLTDSGGFQMVSLLHLADITEKGVTFQSPVDGKPMLLTPEESIQIQNRIGADIIMALDDVVKTTITGPRIEEAMYRTLRWIDRCIKAHKRPDEQNLFGIVQGGLDPRLRDICVKGLVERNLPGYAIGGLAGGEDKDSFWRVVAQCTASLPEDKPRYVMGVGYPLDIVVCSALGADMYDCVYPTRTARFGTALVPEGVLKLKHKAMAEDVRPVDPTCKCMVCKNYTRAYIHCLVTKDAMGSQLLSYHNLYYMMKLSRDLHSSIVQGRFPQFVCQFLQKMFPQGDVPEWVCNAMEVAGIDISCCCAPFPMSKDEHLTVYEAKNIL, encoded by the exons ATGGCTCTTCGATTCGAG ATTTTGGCGAGATTTAATCGTGCCAGAGCAGCTGAGCTTATACTTCCTCACTTTGTTTGCCATACCCCTCTATTCATGCCTGTTGGCACACAGG GAACTATTAAAGGGCTGACAACTAATGAGCTTGAGGAAATTGGCTGCCAAATAATACTGGGCAATACATACCATTTGGCGTTGCGTCCAACTTCGGAGCTCATTGATGAAATGGGTGGACTCCATAAATTTATGAACTGGCCAAGGGCATTGCTTACAGACTCTGGTGGCTTTCAAATG GTCTCATTATTGCATTTGGCCGACATAACTGAAAAGGGTGTTACATTCCAG TCACCGGTTGATGGCAAGCCAATGCTCTTAACACCTGAAGAATCTATACAAATTCAA AACAGGATTGGGGCAGATATAATTATGGCACTTGATGATGTGGTTAAAACCACCATAACAGGTCCACGGATAGAAGAAGCTATGTATCGTACTCTGCGGTGGATAGACAGGTGCATAAaag CTCACAAGAGACCAGATGAACAGAATTTATTTGGCATTGTACAAGGGGGGCTTGATCCAAGGCTAAG GGATATATGTGTGAAAGGTTTGGTGGAACGCAATTTACCCGG TTACGCTATTGGTGGCCTTGCAGGCGGTGAAGACAAAGATTCATTTTGGCGAGTTGTAGCTCAGTGTACTGCTTCCCTGCCTGAGGATAAACCAAGATATGTTATG GGTGTTGGCTATCCACTGGATATTGTGGTTTGCAGCGCTTTAGGTGCTGACATGTATGATTGTGTCTATCCCACTCGTACTGCACGATTTGGCACAGCTTTGGTTCCTGAG GGAGTTCTTAAGCTTAAACACAAAGCCATGGCTGAAGATGTCCGGCCTGTTGATCCTACATGCAAGTGTATG GTCTGCAAAAACTACACAAGAGCATATATTCATTGCCTTGTCACGAAAGATGCAATGGGCTCTCAGCTTCTGTCATATCACAATTTATATTACATGATGAAG CTTAGCAGAGATCTGCACTCTTCTATTGTCCAAGGACGGTTCCCACA GTTTGTATGCCAGTTCCTGCAGAAAATG TTTCCGCAAGGTGATGTTCCAGAATGGGTCTGCAATGCTATGGAGGTTGCTGGAATTGATATTTCTTGCTGCTGTGCTCCTTTCCCAATGTCAAAAGATGAGCATTTAACAGTATATGAAGCAAAAAATATATTGTGA
- the LOC141674777 gene encoding uncharacterized protein LOC141674777 isoform X2, translated as MGGLHKFMNWPRALLTDSGGFQMVSLLHLADITEKGVTFQSPVDGKPMLLTPEESIQIQNRIGADIIMALDDVVKTTITGPRIEEAMYRTLRWIDRCIKAHKRPDEQNLFGIVQGGLDPRLRDICVKGLVERNLPGYAIGGLAGGEDKDSFWRVVAQCTASLPEDKPRYVMGVGYPLDIVVCSALGADMYDCVYPTRTARFGTALVPEGVLKLKHKAMAEDVRPVDPTCKCMVCKNYTRAYIHCLVTKDAMGSQLLSYHNLYYMMKLSRDLHSSIVQGRFPQFVCQFLQKMFPQGDVPEWVCNAMEVAGIDISCCCAPFPMSKDEHLTVYEAKNIL; from the exons ATGGGTGGACTCCATAAATTTATGAACTGGCCAAGGGCATTGCTTACAGACTCTGGTGGCTTTCAAATG GTCTCATTATTGCATTTGGCCGACATAACTGAAAAGGGTGTTACATTCCAG TCACCGGTTGATGGCAAGCCAATGCTCTTAACACCTGAAGAATCTATACAAATTCAA AACAGGATTGGGGCAGATATAATTATGGCACTTGATGATGTGGTTAAAACCACCATAACAGGTCCACGGATAGAAGAAGCTATGTATCGTACTCTGCGGTGGATAGACAGGTGCATAAaag CTCACAAGAGACCAGATGAACAGAATTTATTTGGCATTGTACAAGGGGGGCTTGATCCAAGGCTAAG GGATATATGTGTGAAAGGTTTGGTGGAACGCAATTTACCCGG TTACGCTATTGGTGGCCTTGCAGGCGGTGAAGACAAAGATTCATTTTGGCGAGTTGTAGCTCAGTGTACTGCTTCCCTGCCTGAGGATAAACCAAGATATGTTATG GGTGTTGGCTATCCACTGGATATTGTGGTTTGCAGCGCTTTAGGTGCTGACATGTATGATTGTGTCTATCCCACTCGTACTGCACGATTTGGCACAGCTTTGGTTCCTGAG GGAGTTCTTAAGCTTAAACACAAAGCCATGGCTGAAGATGTCCGGCCTGTTGATCCTACATGCAAGTGTATG GTCTGCAAAAACTACACAAGAGCATATATTCATTGCCTTGTCACGAAAGATGCAATGGGCTCTCAGCTTCTGTCATATCACAATTTATATTACATGATGAAG CTTAGCAGAGATCTGCACTCTTCTATTGTCCAAGGACGGTTCCCACA GTTTGTATGCCAGTTCCTGCAGAAAATG TTTCCGCAAGGTGATGTTCCAGAATGGGTCTGCAATGCTATGGAGGTTGCTGGAATTGATATTTCTTGCTGCTGTGCTCCTTTCCCAATGTCAAAAGATGAGCATTTAACAGTATATGAAGCAAAAAATATATTGTGA
- the LOC141674789 gene encoding homeobox-leucine zipper protein HOX4-like isoform X1, producing MLLKAMQEDLDDKDSANVDEVENMDKKRRLSHNQVKALEKTFEVENKLDPCRKVALAHELGLQPRQVAIWFQNRRARWKIKQMEMDYNSLKASYESLKLNYGQLEQNKHVLTTELRELKAKLGNENIEKNTSFCGLESTGHRRSWSEPEPSNIATNLVASKVLSDSDSSGMNQETFRDFQLLNAPQDLSNPGFDFSSPSQLNTYEELMHSKSVFENAHQQQWTKMEEGCPFGSVEESRNIFSVDQVLNFNW from the exons ATGCTCCTCAAG GCAATGCAGGAGGATTTGGACGATAAAGACAGCGCGAACGTAGATGAAGTAGAGAATATGGACAAGAAAAGGCGATTAAGCCACAATCAAGTGAAAGCATTGGAGAAGACTTTTGAGGTGGAAAATAAACTTGATCCTTGTAGAAAGGTGGCACTGGCTCATGAATTAGGTCTGCAACCACGACAGGTTGCAATCTGGTTCCAAAATCGTCGTGCTCGTTGGAAGATAAAGCAGATGGAGATGGACTATAACAGTCTTAAAGCCAGTTATGAATCTCTTAAGCTAAACTATGGCCAGCTTGAGCAGAACAAACACGTTTTGACAACCGAG TTGAGAGAGTTAAAAGCTAAGCTGGGCAATGAAAATATAGAGAAGAATACGTCTTTTTGTGGACTAGAAAGTACGGGGCATAGAAGGAGCTGGAGTGAGCCTGAACCATCCAACATTGCGACAAACTTAGTAGCGTCTAAAGTGCTATCAGATTCTGATTCCAGTGGTATGAATCAAGAGACTTTTCGGGACTTTCAGTTGCTAAATGCACCTCAGGACTTGTCAAATCCAGGGTTCGACTTCTCTTCCCCGTCTCAACTGAATACTTATGAAGAGCTTATGCATTCAAAAAGTGTTTTCGAGAATGCACATCAGCAGCAATGGACAAAAATGGAAGAGGGGTGTCCTTTTGGTAGTGTAGAGGAATCGCGCAATATCTTCTCAGTCGATCAAGTACTCAACTTCAACTGGTAA
- the LOC141674789 gene encoding homeobox-leucine zipper protein HOX4-like isoform X2: protein MQEDLDDKDSANVDEVENMDKKRRLSHNQVKALEKTFEVENKLDPCRKVALAHELGLQPRQVAIWFQNRRARWKIKQMEMDYNSLKASYESLKLNYGQLEQNKHVLTTELRELKAKLGNENIEKNTSFCGLESTGHRRSWSEPEPSNIATNLVASKVLSDSDSSGMNQETFRDFQLLNAPQDLSNPGFDFSSPSQLNTYEELMHSKSVFENAHQQQWTKMEEGCPFGSVEESRNIFSVDQVLNFNW from the exons ATGCAGGAGGATTTGGACGATAAAGACAGCGCGAACGTAGATGAAGTAGAGAATATGGACAAGAAAAGGCGATTAAGCCACAATCAAGTGAAAGCATTGGAGAAGACTTTTGAGGTGGAAAATAAACTTGATCCTTGTAGAAAGGTGGCACTGGCTCATGAATTAGGTCTGCAACCACGACAGGTTGCAATCTGGTTCCAAAATCGTCGTGCTCGTTGGAAGATAAAGCAGATGGAGATGGACTATAACAGTCTTAAAGCCAGTTATGAATCTCTTAAGCTAAACTATGGCCAGCTTGAGCAGAACAAACACGTTTTGACAACCGAG TTGAGAGAGTTAAAAGCTAAGCTGGGCAATGAAAATATAGAGAAGAATACGTCTTTTTGTGGACTAGAAAGTACGGGGCATAGAAGGAGCTGGAGTGAGCCTGAACCATCCAACATTGCGACAAACTTAGTAGCGTCTAAAGTGCTATCAGATTCTGATTCCAGTGGTATGAATCAAGAGACTTTTCGGGACTTTCAGTTGCTAAATGCACCTCAGGACTTGTCAAATCCAGGGTTCGACTTCTCTTCCCCGTCTCAACTGAATACTTATGAAGAGCTTATGCATTCAAAAAGTGTTTTCGAGAATGCACATCAGCAGCAATGGACAAAAATGGAAGAGGGGTGTCCTTTTGGTAGTGTAGAGGAATCGCGCAATATCTTCTCAGTCGATCAAGTACTCAACTTCAACTGGTAA
- the LOC141674804 gene encoding cytochrome P450 81Q32-like has product MDCVILYLYLPALLFIFAALYLFSEKSKNLPPAPFPALPFIGHLYLLKKPLHKTLSSLSKNYGSVFYFLYGSRRVLVVSSSAAAEECLTKNDIVFANRPNLIFGKYIGNNFTSIVWVGYGEYWRNLRKLCAQEILSTHRLQKMSLIRVEEVKAMVKNVFRLSGGGLNAVEMRPVFFELLFNVLTRMIAGKRYYGEESGKPEEAKQFQEIMKETARLASVVDMGSFSSVLNWFWFRDWENQFVQLSKRRDEFMQNLIDEVRGSGNEGEAKTLIQVLLDLNEAKPDYYKDDVIMSLMQTLLQAGVSTSVDSLEWAMSLLLNNPEVLRKAQNEIDNVVGKDGIITELHLLELPYLRYIINETLRMYPVARFLIPHESAEECTIGGFRVPRGTMLLVDVKAIQNDPKIWGDPENFRPERFQEGGNAGLGFMPFGSGRRKCPGEGLATRVVVLALGALIQCFNWDRISEEMVDMTEGHGLFAPKVVTLKAKCAARPSMVSLLSEI; this is encoded by the exons ATGGACTGTGTCATCTTGTACCTCTATTTGCCTgcacttttatttatttttgcaGCTCTTTATTTATTCTCTGAAAAATCTAAGAACCTTCCACCAGCTCCTTTCCCTGCTTTGCCATTTATAGGCCATCTATACCTCCTCAAAAAGCCTCTGCACAAAACTCTTTCGAGTCTGTCGAAAAACTATGGTTCTGTTTTCTATTTTCTCTATGGCTCTCGTCGCGTTCTCGTCGTATCGTCCTCTGCAGCTGCAGAGGAGTGTTTGACGAAGAACGATATCGTGTTTGCCAACAGGCCTAATCTCATTTTTGGAAAATATATTGGAAATAATTTTACTAGCATTGTTTGGGTTGGTTATGGGGAGTACTGGAGGAACCTACGTAAACTTTGTGCACAGGAGATTTTATCGACTCATCGGTTGCAGAAGATGTCGTTGATACGAGTAGAGGAAGTTAAGGCCATGGTGAAAAATGTTTTTAGATTATCTGGTGGTGGATTGAATGCGGTGGAGATGAGGCCTGTTTTTTTCGAGCTGTTGTTTAATGTTCTGACGAGGATGATCGCGGGGAAAAGATATTATGGAGAGGAGTCTGGGAAACCGGAGGAGGCAAAACAGTTTCAGGAGATTATGAAGGAGACAGCTAGGTTGGCTAGTGTTGTTGATATGGGGAGTTTTTCGTCGGTTTTGAACTGGTTTTGGTTCAGAGATTGGGAGAATCAATTTGTTCAATTGAGCAAGCGGAGAGATGAGTTTATGCAAAATTTAATTGATGAGGTCCGTGGCTCTGGTAATGAAGGGGAGGCTAAAACTTTGATTCAGGTGTTGCTGGATTTGAATGAGGCCAAACCTGATTACTACAAAGACGATGTTATTATGAGCCTGATGCAG ACACTCTTACAGGCAGGAGTTAGTACTTCAGTTGATTCACTGGAATGGGCGATGTCACTTTTGCTGAACAATCCTGAAGTGTTGCGCAAAGCTCAAAATGAAATTGACAATGTTGTGGGAAAAGATGGTATAATTACAGAATTACATTTGCTGGAGCTTCCTTATTTGCGATACATCATCAATGAGACGCTGAGAATGTATCCAGTAGCGCGATTTCTTATACCCCATGAGTCAGCAGAGGAATGTACAATTGGTGGATTTAGAGTTCCCCGTGGAACAATGTTGCTGGTTGATGTGAAGGCCATACAAAATGACCCGAAAATCTGGGGAGACCCTGAGAACTTTAGGCCTGAGAGATTCCAGGAGGGTGGTAATGCGGGGCTTGGATTCATGCCATTTGGGTCAGGGAGAAGGAAGTGTCCTGGAGAAGGATTGGCCACGCGGGTAGTTGTGCTGGCACTAGGAGCTTTGATTCAGTGTTTTAACTGGGACCGTATCAGTGAAGAGATGGTTGATATGACTGAAGGCCATGGCCTTTTTGCTCCCAAGGTTGTGACCTTGAAGGCAAAGTGTGCAGCTCGACCAAGCATGGTCAGCCTTCTATCTGAAATCTAA
- the LOC141674799 gene encoding cytochrome P450 81Q32-like, translating to MDSVSLYLYFPVLLFITAALYLYTRLANNLPPTPFPALPIIGHLYLLKKPLHKTLSSLSKKYGPVFYLRYGSRQILVVSSPAAAEECFTRNDIIFANRPNLLFGKHLGNNFTSIVWSGYGDYWRNLRKICSLEILSSHRLQKLSSIRVEEVRSMVKHLFRFSGGGLQAVEMTMKPVFFELMFNVLTRMIAGKRYYGEESEKSEEAKQFQEIMKETARLASLTDMGDFSWFLKWFWFRDLEKNFVELSKRRDRFMQNLIDEFRGSDNKGNNKTLIQILLDLHEAEPEYYKDDDIKSLMQTLLQAGVSTSVDTLEWAMSLLLNNPEMLHKAQNEIDNVVGKDGLISESHLAELPYLHSIIKETLRMCPVVRFLIPHESSEECTVSGFHVPRGTMLLVDVKAIQNDPKIWEDPENFRPQRFQEGGNVGLGFMPFGSGRRKCPGEGLATRVVVLALGALIQCFNWDRISEEMVDMTEGPGLFAPRVVTLKAKCGARPSMVSLLSEI from the exons ATGGATAGTGTGAGCTTGTACCTCTATTTTCCTGTACTGTTGTTTATAACTGCAGCTCTGTATCTTTACACTCGACTAGCAAACAATCTTCCACCAACGCCTTTCCCTGCCTTGCCAATAATAGGCCATCTCTACCTCCTTAAGAAGCCTCTGCACAAGACTCTTTCGAGTCTATCCAAAAAGTATGGTCCTGTTTTCTACCTCCGTTATGGCTCTCGTCAAATTCTTGTTGTATCCTCCCCTGCAGCAGCAGAAGAGTGTTTCACGAGAAACGACATCATATTTGCCAACCGTCCAAATCTTCTGTTTGGGAAACACTTAGGAAACAACTTCACTAGCATTGTCTGGTCAGGATATGGGGACTACTGGAGAAATCTCCGTAAAATCTGCTCACTGGAGATTTTATCGTCTCATCGGTTGCAGAAACTGTCATCTATTCGAGTAGAGGAGGTTAGGTCAATGGTGAAACATTTGTTTAGATTTTCTGGTGGTGGATTGCAGGCGGTGGAGATGACTATGAAGCCTGTTTTTTTCGAGCTGATGTTTAACGTCCTGACGAGGATGATCGCTGGGAAAAGATATTACGGAGAGGAGTCTGAGAAATCGGAGGAGGCAAAGCAATTTCAGGAGATTATGAAGGAGACAGCTAGGCTGGCAAGCCTTACTGATATGGGGGATTTTTCGTGGTTTTTGAAGTGGTTTTGGTTCAGAGATTTGGAGAAGAATTTCGTCGAATTGAGTAAGAGGAGAGACCGGTTTATGCAAAATTTAATCGATGAGTTTCGTGGCTCTGATAATAAAGGGAACAATAAAACTTTGATTCAGATTTTGTTGGATTTACATGAGGCTGAACCTGAATACTATAAAGATGATGATATTAAAAGCCTGATGCAG ACACTCTTACAGGCAGGAGTTAGTACTTCAGTTGATACACTGGAATGGGCAATGTCACTTTTACTCAACAATCCAGAAATGTTACATAAAGCTCAAAATGAAATTGACAACGTTGTGGGAAAGGATGGTCTAATTAGCGAGTCACATTTGGCGGAGCTTCCTTATTTGCATAGCATCATCAAGGAGACACTGAGAATGTGTCCAGTAGTGCGATTTCTTATACCCCACGAGTCATCAGAGGAATGTACAGTAAGTGGATTTCACGTGCCTCGTGGAACAATGTTGCTGGTAGACGTGAAGGCCATACAAAATGACCCGAAAATCTGGGAAGACCCTGAGAACTTTAGGCCTCAGAGATTCCAGGAGGGTGGTAATGTGGGGCTTGGATTCATGCCATTTGGGTCAGGGAGAAGGAAGTGTCCTGGAGAAGGATTGGCCACGCGGGTAGTTGTACTGGCATTAGGAGCATTGATTCAGTGTTTTAACTGGGATCGTATCAGTGAAGAGATGGTTGACATGACTGAAGGCCCTGGCCTTTTCGCTCCCAGGGTTGTGACCTTGAAGGCAAAGTGTGGAGCTCGACCAAGCATGGTCAGCCTTCTATCTGAAATCTAA
- the LOC141674808 gene encoding cytochrome P450 81Q32-like, with protein MDSLSLYLWFPMLLFITPALYLYTRLANNLPPTPFPALPIIGHLYLLKKPLHKTLSSLSKKYGPVFYLRYGSRRILVVSSPAAAEECFTKNDIIFANRPNLLFGKHIGNNFTSVVWSGYGDHWRNLRKICSLEIFSSHRLQKLSFIRVEEVKSMVKHLFKFSGGGLQAVEMNMRPVFFELMFNVLTRMIAEKRYYGEESEKSEEAKQFQVIMNETARLASLTDMGDFGPVLRWFWFKDLENKFVELSKKRDEFMQNLIDEFRGSGNKGNSRTLIQILLDLHEAEPDYYKDDVIKSLMQTLIQAGVSTSVDTLEWAMSLLLNNPEMLHKAQNEIDNVVGKDGLISESHLVELPYLHHIIKETLRMFPVVRFLIPHESSKECTVGGFYVPCGTMLLVDVKAIQNDPKIWEDPEMFRPERFQEGNVGFGWMPFGSGRRKCPGEGLATRVDILALGALIQCFNWDRISEEMVDMTEGHGLFGPKVVPLRAKCGARPSMISLLSEI; from the exons ATGGATAGTTTGAGTTTGTACCTTTGGTTTCCTATGCTGTTGTTTATAACTCCAGCTCTGTATCTTTACACTCGACTAGCAAACAATCTTCCACCAACGCCTTTCCCTGCCTTGCCAATAATAGGCCATCTCTACCTCCTTAAGAAGCCTCTGCACAAAACTCTTTCAAGTCTTTCCAAGAAGTATGGTCCTGTTTTCTACCTCCGTTATGGCTCTCGTAGAATTCTTGTTGTATCCTCCCCTGCAGCAGCAGAAGAGTGTTTTACGAAGAATGACATCATATTTGCCAACCGTCCAAATCTTCTGTTTGGAAAACACATAGGAAACAACTTCACTAGTGTTGTTTGGTCAGGTTATGGGGATCACTGGAGGAATCTCCGTAAAATCTGCTCACTGGAGATTTTCTCGTCTCATCGTTTGCAGAAACTGTCATTTATTCGAGTAGAGGAGGTTAAGTCCATGGTGAAACATTTGTTTAAATTTTCTGGTGGTGGATTGCAGGCGGTGGAGATGAATATGAGGCCTGTTTTTTTCGAGCTGATGTTTAATGTGCTGACGAGGATGATCGCTGAGAAAAGATATTACGGAGAGGAGTCTGAGAAATCAGAAGAGGCAAAACAATTTCAGGTAATTATGAACGAGACAGCTAGGTTGGCAAGCCTTACTGATATGGGGGACTTTGGGCCGGTTTTGAGGTGGTTCTGGTTTAAGGATTTGGAGAATAAGTTCGTCGAATTGAGTAAGAAGAGAGATGAGTTTATGCAAAATTTAATCGATGAGTTTCGTGGCTCTGGTAATAAAGGGAACAGTAGAACATTGATTCAGATTTTGTTGGATTTACATGAGGCCGAGCCTGATTACTATAAAGATGATGTTATTAAAAGCTTGATGCAG ACACTCATACAGGCAGGAGTTAGTACTTCAGTTGATACACTGGAATGGGCAATGTCACTTTTACTCAACAATCCAGAAATGTTACATAAAGCTCAAAATGAAATTGACAACGTTGTGGGAAAGGATGGTCTAATTAGCGAGTCACATTTGGTGGAGCTTCCTTATTTGCATCACATCATCAAGGAGACACTGAGAATGTTTCCAGTAGTGAGATTTCTTATACCCCACGAGTCATCTAAGGAATGTACAGTAGGTGGATTTTATGTCCCCTGTGGTACAATGTTGCTGGTAGACGTGAAGGCCATACAAAATGACCCGAAAATCTGGGAAGACCCTGAGATGTTTAGGCCTGAGAGATTCCAGGAGGGAAATGTGGGATTCGGGTGGATGCCATTTGGGTCAGGGAGAAGGAAGTGCCCTGGAGAAGGATTGGCTACGCGAGTAGATATACTGGCATTAGGAGCATTGATTCAGTGTTTTAACTGGGACCGTATCAGTGAAGAGATGGTTGATATGACCGAAGGCCATGGCCTTTTTGGTCCCAAGGTTGTGCCCTTGAGGGCAAAGTGTGGAGCTCGACCAAGCATGATCAGCCTTCTATCTGAAATCTGA
- the LOC141674814 gene encoding cytochrome P450 81Q32-like: MDNVILYLYLPALLFTIAALYLYTQLANNNLPPSPFPALPIFGHLYLLKKPLHKTLSGLSKKYGPVFYFLYGSRRVLFVSSAAAAEECFTKNDIIFASRPNIIFGKYIGNNFTSIVWSGYGDHWRNLRKLCVLEIFSTYRLQKLSYIRIEEVKSMVKGLFKLSGCGMQEVEIKPLFFELMFNLLTRMIAGKRYYGEESKNSEEAKRFQEIINETSRLANAFDMGDYVPVLRWFWFKGIENQFVELSKRRYEFVQGWIDQLRESGSKGENKNFIQILLDLHEAEPDYHTDGFIVSLMQALLQAGVSTAVDALEWAMSLLLNNPEVILKARNEIDKVVGKDGLISESHLAELPYLRYIIYETLRMYPVLRYLVPHESSEECTVGGFRVPRGTMLLVDVKAIQNDPKIWQDPEMFRPERFQERNAGHGWLPFGSGRRKCPGEGLATRIIALALGALIQCFQWERIGEEMLDMAEGDDYFSPKVVPLKAKCGARPSMVTILSEI; the protein is encoded by the exons ATGGACAATGTCATCTTGTACCTCTATTTGCCTGCACTGTTGTTTACCATTGCAGCTCTTTATCTGTACACTCAACTAGCTAATAACAATCTCCCACCAAGTCCTTTCCCTGCGTTACCGATATTTGGCCACCTTTACCTCCTTAAAAAGCCTCTGCACAAAACTCTTTCTGGTTTATCCAAGAAGTATGGTCCTGTTTTCTACTTCCTTTATGGCTCTCGTCGAGTTCTCTTTGTGTCCTCTGCTGCTGCAGCTGAAGAATGTTTTACGAAAAATGATATCATATTTGCCAGCCGTCCCAATATTATATTTGGAAAGTACATAGGAAACAATTTTACTAGCATTGTCTGGTCAGGTTATGGGGATCACTGGAGGAATCTCCGTAAACTCTGTGTACTGGAGATTTTTTCTACTTATCGGTTGCAGAAGTTGTCATATATTCGAATAGAAGAGGTTAAGTCTATGGTGAAAGGCTTGTTCAAATTATCTGGTTGTGGAATGCAGGAAGTGGAGATAAAGCCTCTTTTTTTCGAGCTGATGTTTAACTTGCTAACGAGGATGATTGCTGGGAAGAGATATTACGGAGAGGAGTCAAAGAATTCAGAGGAGGCAAAGCGATTTCAGGAGATAATCAACGAGACATCGAGGTTGGCAAATGCTTTCGATATGGGGGATTATGTGCCGGTTTTGAGGTGGTTTTGGTTCAAGGGCATAGAGAATCAGTTTGTTGAATTGAGCAAGAGGAGGTATGAGTTTGTGCAAGGTTGGATTGATCAGTTACGCGAATCTGGCAGTAAAGGGGAGAATAAAAATTTCATTCAGATTCTGTTGGATCTACATGAGGCTGAACCTGATTACCATACAGATGGTTTTATTGTAAGCCTGATGCAG GCACTCCTACAGGCAGGAGTTAGTACTGCAGTCGACGCACTGGAATGGGCAATGTCACTTTTGCTTAACAATCCTGAAGTGATACTTAAAGCTCGAAATGAAATTGACAAAGTTGTAGGAAAAGATGGTCTCATTAGTGAATCACATTTGGCTGAACTTCCTTATTTGCGTTACATCATCTATGAGACACTGAGAATGTACCCAGTACTGCGATATCTTGTACCCCATGAGTCATCTGAGGAATGTACAGTAGGTGGATTTCGGGTTCCCCGTGGAACAATGCTGCTAGTTGATGTGAAGGCCATACAAAATGACCCGAAAATCTGGCAAGACCCTGAGATGTTTAGGCCTGAGAGGTTCCAGGAGAGAAATGCTGGGCACGGATGGCTGCCATTTGGGTCAGGGAGAAGGAAGTGTCCCGGAGAAGGATTGGCTACGCGGATAATTGCATTGGCTTTAGGAGCGTTAATTCAGTGTTTCCAATGGGAGCGTATTGGTGAAGAGATGCTTGATATGGCTGAAGGCGACGACTATTTTTCTCCCAAAGTTGTGCCCTTGAAGGCAAAGTGTGGAGCTCGACCAAGCATGGTCACAATTTTATCTGAAATCTAA